Proteins co-encoded in one Abyssibacter profundi genomic window:
- the mpl gene encoding UDP-N-acetylmuramate:L-alanyl-gamma-D-glutamyl-meso-diaminopimelate ligase, whose translation MAHVHILGVCGTFMAGIALIAREAGHRVTGSDANVYPPMSTLLAEQGITISPGDDLAQLDPAPDIVVIGNALSRGHPVVEAVLDRGLRYTSGPQWLSEAILQSRWVLAVAGTHGKTTTSSILAWMLECAGMQPGFLIGGVPGNFPVSARLGGSDFFVIEADEYDTAFFDKRSKFVHYRPRTVVLNNLEFDHADIFDDLGAIERQFHHLVRTVPGSGAVIRPAQDEALQRVIDRGCWSQDIHLGTDCGWQIKAKTADWSSFELVDPDGRSAQVQWSMLGAHNARNAMAAAAAARHVGVPVAQAAASLGRFEGVRRRLETRGRIGQVTVYDDFAHHPTAIVETLRALRARVGDERIVAILEPRSNTMKQGHHREALAASLSGADAVHVLTPAQLGWSLSDVLAPLGERLRVHPTVSDIVDTVMDELNPEQPQHLLVMSNGGFGGIHEHLLQRLEGA comes from the coding sequence TTGGCCCATGTCCACATCCTCGGTGTTTGCGGCACCTTCATGGCGGGTATCGCGCTCATTGCGCGCGAGGCCGGCCATCGTGTGACGGGGTCGGATGCCAATGTGTATCCGCCCATGAGTACATTGCTGGCCGAACAGGGCATCACCATTTCACCGGGTGATGATCTGGCACAGCTCGATCCGGCGCCGGACATCGTCGTCATCGGCAATGCGCTGTCGCGTGGTCACCCAGTGGTGGAAGCCGTGCTGGACCGGGGGTTGCGCTACACCTCAGGGCCGCAGTGGCTGTCTGAGGCCATCCTGCAATCACGTTGGGTGTTGGCGGTGGCCGGCACCCATGGCAAGACCACGACCAGCTCGATTCTGGCCTGGATGCTGGAATGTGCCGGCATGCAGCCGGGGTTTCTGATCGGCGGAGTGCCCGGTAATTTTCCGGTTTCGGCCCGGCTGGGTGGCAGCGATTTTTTCGTCATCGAGGCCGATGAGTACGACACCGCGTTCTTCGACAAGCGGTCGAAGTTCGTGCATTACCGGCCCCGGACGGTCGTGCTCAACAACCTCGAGTTCGACCATGCGGACATCTTTGATGACCTGGGGGCGATCGAGCGTCAGTTCCACCATCTGGTGCGCACGGTACCGGGCAGTGGCGCGGTGATTCGCCCGGCCCAGGACGAGGCCTTGCAACGTGTGATCGACCGTGGCTGCTGGAGTCAGGACATTCACCTGGGCACCGACTGCGGCTGGCAGATTAAAGCCAAGACCGCCGATTGGTCGTCCTTTGAACTGGTGGACCCCGACGGTCGCTCTGCGCAGGTCCAGTGGTCCATGTTGGGTGCCCACAATGCCCGCAACGCCATGGCGGCAGCCGCTGCGGCCCGGCATGTGGGCGTCCCGGTGGCACAGGCCGCCGCGTCGCTCGGTCGCTTTGAAGGGGTGCGCCGGCGGCTGGAGACGCGGGGCCGGATCGGTCAGGTTACGGTTTACGACGACTTCGCCCACCACCCCACGGCTATCGTCGAAACGCTGCGTGCCCTGCGTGCGCGCGTGGGTGACGAACGGATCGTGGCCATTCTGGAGCCGCGGTCCAACACGATGAAGCAGGGCCATCATCGGGAGGCGCTGGCCGCCAGTCTAAGCGGCGCTGATGCGGTTCACGTGCTGACGCCTGCGCAGCTGGGCTGGAGCCTGTCCGACGTGCTGGCCCCGTTGGGTGAGCGCTTGCGTGTGCATCCCACGGTCTCCGACATTGTGGATACGGTGATGGACGAGTTGAACCCCGAACAACCACAGCACCTGCTGGTGATGTCCAATGGTGGCTTCGGCGGCATCCACGAGCACCTGTTGCAACGCCTGGAGGGCGCATGA
- a CDS encoding adenylate kinase, which yields MRIVLLGAPGSGKGTQAAKLQEKHGAPQISTGDLLRAAVAEGTELGLKAKAAMEAGELVADDIVVGMIRERLEAPGSDSGFILDGFPRSHAQAASLDEMLTKLGRPLEKAVHLVVDNEEIMTRLLERKRADDTEATIRHRLEVFESQTRPVVNYYAAQGKLATVTGVGEIDEIFGRIEQAVGV from the coding sequence ATGCGAATCGTATTGCTGGGCGCGCCCGGTTCGGGAAAGGGTACGCAGGCCGCGAAACTGCAGGAAAAGCACGGCGCACCACAGATCTCCACGGGAGACCTGCTGCGTGCTGCGGTGGCTGAGGGCACCGAGCTGGGTCTGAAGGCCAAGGCCGCTATGGAAGCTGGCGAGCTGGTCGCCGATGACATCGTGGTCGGCATGATCCGCGAGCGCCTGGAAGCACCGGGGAGTGACAGCGGCTTCATTCTCGATGGTTTCCCGCGCAGCCACGCACAGGCCGCGTCCCTGGACGAAATGCTGACCAAGCTGGGCCGGCCGCTGGAAAAGGCGGTGCACCTGGTCGTGGATAACGAGGAAATCATGACCCGCTTGCTCGAGCGCAAGCGTGCGGACGACACCGAGGCGACGATCCGCCACCGGCTCGAAGTCTTCGAAAGCCAGACGCGCCCGGTCGTTAACTACTACGCGGCCCAGGGCAAGTTGGCCACCGTGACCGGCGTGGGTGAAATCGACGAGATTTTCGGTCGTATCGAGCAGGCTGTCGGGGTTTAA
- the rnd gene encoding ribonuclease D translates to MDFIEISDAEALAAYTARVHEAESLCVDTEFMRERTYWPELALVQVCADQQCAVIDPLAFDAREGLCKLLGNPDQVKVFHAAGQDMEVLHHSLGMVPAPVFDTQLAASLLGYGDQIGYGALIERTMGHQLPKAFSRLNWKQRPIEREALEYAAADVIWLEGAYAKLRAELDRLGRSDWLDEDFAQLVEPSRWTVEPEGAWRKLKGLRKLRPNQRQLAARVAAWRETKALARNLPRKWVLKDDVILDMARRKPKTADELRRIRGLEDKAIQRDGADMLAAVAADQHWPELNEKDERPLPAESEPVVDALMALLRLQALAHGMTASAIAGRNDLIKLAAGDRGSALLQGWRAKVAGRALKAFLDGDSQLTVSGGPGQPRLGNPSHPDDTA, encoded by the coding sequence ATGGACTTTATCGAGATCTCCGACGCGGAGGCCCTGGCCGCATACACGGCCCGTGTTCACGAGGCCGAATCGCTTTGCGTGGACACCGAATTCATGCGCGAACGCACCTACTGGCCCGAACTGGCGCTGGTCCAGGTCTGCGCAGATCAGCAGTGCGCGGTTATCGACCCGCTGGCCTTCGACGCCCGCGAGGGCCTCTGCAAACTGCTGGGCAATCCAGACCAGGTGAAGGTGTTCCATGCCGCCGGACAGGACATGGAGGTCTTGCATCACAGCCTCGGCATGGTGCCCGCCCCCGTATTCGACACCCAGCTGGCCGCCAGCCTGCTGGGCTATGGAGACCAGATCGGCTACGGCGCCCTGATCGAGCGCACCATGGGCCACCAGTTACCCAAGGCCTTCTCCCGCCTGAACTGGAAGCAGCGCCCCATCGAGCGCGAAGCCCTGGAATATGCCGCGGCCGATGTCATCTGGCTGGAGGGCGCCTACGCCAAGCTTCGCGCCGAACTCGACCGCCTGGGTCGCTCGGACTGGCTGGACGAGGATTTCGCGCAGCTTGTTGAACCCAGCCGCTGGACGGTGGAGCCCGAAGGCGCCTGGCGCAAGCTCAAGGGTCTGCGCAAGCTGCGTCCCAATCAGCGTCAGCTGGCAGCCCGTGTGGCCGCCTGGCGAGAAACCAAAGCACTGGCCCGCAATCTGCCGCGCAAATGGGTGCTCAAGGATGATGTGATTCTCGACATGGCCCGGCGCAAGCCCAAGACGGCCGACGAACTCAGGCGCATTCGTGGCCTGGAGGACAAAGCCATCCAACGCGATGGAGCCGATATGTTGGCGGCGGTCGCAGCCGACCAGCACTGGCCGGAGCTCAACGAAAAAGATGAGCGACCGCTGCCGGCGGAATCCGAACCTGTCGTCGATGCGCTCATGGCGCTACTCCGCCTGCAGGCCCTGGCCCACGGCATGACAGCGAGCGCCATTGCCGGCCGCAACGATCTCATCAAGCTGGCAGCCGGCGATCGCGGCAGTGCGTTGCTGCAGGGCTGGCGGGCGAAAGTCGCCGGCCGGGCTTTAAAGGCCTTTCTGGATGGCGACAGCCAGCTCACGGTCAGCGGCGGTCCAGGCCAACCCCGGCTCGGCAACCCCAGTCACCCCGACGACACGGCTTGA